Proteins found in one Patagioenas fasciata isolate bPatFas1 chromosome 13, bPatFas1.hap1, whole genome shotgun sequence genomic segment:
- the DEF8 gene encoding differentially expressed in FDCP 8 homolog isoform X1, which translates to MAYDERLARFRQAHLNPFNKGPEQQEHPDGEAPAPAPQPDPDPGDPEGTLDLGLAEDHFSRPEGLILTPDVQQLRQAIEECKQAILALPEHSERQKDAVVRLIHLRLKLQELKDPGEDEPNIRVVLEHRFYKEKSKSVKQMCDKCSTIIWGLIQTWYTCTGCYYRCHSKCLPLVSKPCVRAKVSHQAEYQLSICPESGLDSQDYRCAECRAPISLRGVPSEARQCDYTGLYYCSSCHWNDLAVVPARAIHNWDFEPRKVSRCSMRYLALMVSRPVLKLREINPLLFNYVEELVEIRKLRQDILLMKPYFITCKEAMEARLLLQLQDRQHFVENDEMYSLQDLIDIEAGRLSCSLTEIHTLFAKHIKLDCERCQAKGFVCELCKEGDVLFPFDSHTSVCTDCSAVFHRDCYYDNSTTCPKCARLSLRKQSLFQDSGTEAEP; encoded by the exons ATGGCGTACGACGAGCGGCTGGCCCGCTTCCGCCAGGCCCACCTCAACCCCTTCAACAAGGGCCCCGAGCAGCAGGAGCACCCCGACGGGGAGGCCCCCGCCCCag ccccacagccggATCCGGACCCAGGGGACCCCGAGGGCACGCTGGACCTGGGGCTGGCTGAGGACCACTTCTCCCGCCCTGAG GGCCTGATCCTGACGCCAGATGTGCAGCAGCTGCGCCAGGCCATCGAGGAGTGCAAGCAGGCGATCCTGGCACTGCCCGAGCACTCAGAGCGGCAGAAGGATGCGGTGGTGCGGCTCATCCACCTCCGCCTCAAGCTGCAGGAGCTGAAG GACCCTGGCGAGGATGAGCCCAACATCCGGGTGGTCCTGGAGCATCGCTTCTACAAGGAGAAGAGCAAGAGTGTGAAGCAGATGTGCGACAAGTGCAGTACCATCATCTGGGGCCTCATCCAGACCTGGTACACCTGCAcag GCTGCTACTACCGGTGTCACAGCAAGTGCCTGCCACTGGTGAGCAAGCCCTGCGTGCGTGCCAAGGTCAGCCACCAGGCCGAGTACCAGCTCAGCATCTGCCCTGAGAGTGGGCTGGACAGCCAGGACTACCGCTGTGCCGAGTGCCGCGCACCCATCTCCCTCC GGGGGGTGCCCAGCGAGGCCCGGCAGTGCGACTACACCGGCCTCTACTACTGCAGCAGCTGCCACTGGAATGACCTGGCTGTCGTGCCCGCCCGCGCCATCCACAACTGGGACTTCGAGCCCCGCAAG GTGTCGCGCTGCAGCATGCGGTACCTGGCGCTGATGGTGTCGCGGCCCGTGCTGAAGCTGCGAGAGATCAACCCGCTGCTCTTCAACTACGTGGAGGAGCTAGTGGAGATCCGG AAGCTGCGCCAGGACATCCTGCTCATGAAGCCCTACTTTATCACCTGCAAGGAGGCGATGGAGGcgcggctgctgctgcag ctgcaggacCGGCAGCACTTTGTGGAGAACGATGAGATGTACTCGCTGCAGGACCTGATCGACATTGAAGCCGGGCGCCTGAGCTGCTCCCTGACGGAGATCCACACCCTCTTCGCCAAACACATCAAGCTGGACTGCGAG CGCTGCCAGGCAAAAGGCTTCGTCTGTGAGCTCTGCAAGGAGGGCGATGTGCTCTTCCCCTTCGACAGCCACACCTCTGTCTGCACTGACTGCTCTGCCGTCTTCCACAG GGA
- the DEF8 gene encoding differentially expressed in FDCP 8 homolog isoform X3: MAYDERLARFRQAHLNPFNKGPEQQEHPDGEAPAPAPQPDPDPGDPEGTLDLGLAEDHFSRPEGLILTPDVQQLRQAIEECKQAILALPEHSERQKDAVVRLIHLRLKLQELKDPGEDEPNIRVVLEHRFYKEKSKSVKQMCDKCSTIIWGLIQTWYTCTGCYYRCHSKCLPLVSKPCVRAKVSHQAEYQLSICPESGLDSQDYRCAECRAPISLRGVPSEARQCDYTGLYYCSSCHWNDLAVVPARAIHNWDFEPRKVSRCSMRYLALMVSRPVLKLREINPLLFNYVEELVEIRKLRQDILLMKPYFITCKEAMEARLLLQDLIDIEAGRLSCSLTEIHTLFAKHIKLDCERCQAKGFVCELCKEGDVLFPFDSHTSVCTDCSAVFHRDCYYDNSTTCPKCARLSLRKQSLFQDSGTEAEP, from the exons ATGGCGTACGACGAGCGGCTGGCCCGCTTCCGCCAGGCCCACCTCAACCCCTTCAACAAGGGCCCCGAGCAGCAGGAGCACCCCGACGGGGAGGCCCCCGCCCCag ccccacagccggATCCGGACCCAGGGGACCCCGAGGGCACGCTGGACCTGGGGCTGGCTGAGGACCACTTCTCCCGCCCTGAG GGCCTGATCCTGACGCCAGATGTGCAGCAGCTGCGCCAGGCCATCGAGGAGTGCAAGCAGGCGATCCTGGCACTGCCCGAGCACTCAGAGCGGCAGAAGGATGCGGTGGTGCGGCTCATCCACCTCCGCCTCAAGCTGCAGGAGCTGAAG GACCCTGGCGAGGATGAGCCCAACATCCGGGTGGTCCTGGAGCATCGCTTCTACAAGGAGAAGAGCAAGAGTGTGAAGCAGATGTGCGACAAGTGCAGTACCATCATCTGGGGCCTCATCCAGACCTGGTACACCTGCAcag GCTGCTACTACCGGTGTCACAGCAAGTGCCTGCCACTGGTGAGCAAGCCCTGCGTGCGTGCCAAGGTCAGCCACCAGGCCGAGTACCAGCTCAGCATCTGCCCTGAGAGTGGGCTGGACAGCCAGGACTACCGCTGTGCCGAGTGCCGCGCACCCATCTCCCTCC GGGGGGTGCCCAGCGAGGCCCGGCAGTGCGACTACACCGGCCTCTACTACTGCAGCAGCTGCCACTGGAATGACCTGGCTGTCGTGCCCGCCCGCGCCATCCACAACTGGGACTTCGAGCCCCGCAAG GTGTCGCGCTGCAGCATGCGGTACCTGGCGCTGATGGTGTCGCGGCCCGTGCTGAAGCTGCGAGAGATCAACCCGCTGCTCTTCAACTACGTGGAGGAGCTAGTGGAGATCCGG AAGCTGCGCCAGGACATCCTGCTCATGAAGCCCTACTTTATCACCTGCAAGGAGGCGATGGAGGcgcggctgctgctgcag GACCTGATCGACATTGAAGCCGGGCGCCTGAGCTGCTCCCTGACGGAGATCCACACCCTCTTCGCCAAACACATCAAGCTGGACTGCGAG CGCTGCCAGGCAAAAGGCTTCGTCTGTGAGCTCTGCAAGGAGGGCGATGTGCTCTTCCCCTTCGACAGCCACACCTCTGTCTGCACTGACTGCTCTGCCGTCTTCCACAG GGA
- the DEF8 gene encoding differentially expressed in FDCP 8 homolog isoform X2 — protein sequence MAYDERLARFRQAHLNPFNKGPEQQEHPDGEAPAPAPQPDPDPGDPEGTLDLGLAEDHFSRPEGLILTPDVQQLRQAIEECKQAILALPEHSERQKDAVVRLIHLRLKLQELKDPGEDEPNIRVVLEHRFYKEKSKSVKQMCDKCSTIIWGLIQTWYTCTGCYYRCHSKCLPLVSKPCVRAKVSHQAEYQLSICPESGLDSQDYRCAECRAPISLRGVPSEARQCDYTGLYYCSSCHWNDLAVVPARAIHNWDFEPRKVSRCSMRYLALMVSRPVLKLREINPLLFNYVEELVEIRLRQDILLMKPYFITCKEAMEARLLLQLQDRQHFVENDEMYSLQDLIDIEAGRLSCSLTEIHTLFAKHIKLDCERCQAKGFVCELCKEGDVLFPFDSHTSVCTDCSAVFHRDCYYDNSTTCPKCARLSLRKQSLFQDSGTEAEP from the exons ATGGCGTACGACGAGCGGCTGGCCCGCTTCCGCCAGGCCCACCTCAACCCCTTCAACAAGGGCCCCGAGCAGCAGGAGCACCCCGACGGGGAGGCCCCCGCCCCag ccccacagccggATCCGGACCCAGGGGACCCCGAGGGCACGCTGGACCTGGGGCTGGCTGAGGACCACTTCTCCCGCCCTGAG GGCCTGATCCTGACGCCAGATGTGCAGCAGCTGCGCCAGGCCATCGAGGAGTGCAAGCAGGCGATCCTGGCACTGCCCGAGCACTCAGAGCGGCAGAAGGATGCGGTGGTGCGGCTCATCCACCTCCGCCTCAAGCTGCAGGAGCTGAAG GACCCTGGCGAGGATGAGCCCAACATCCGGGTGGTCCTGGAGCATCGCTTCTACAAGGAGAAGAGCAAGAGTGTGAAGCAGATGTGCGACAAGTGCAGTACCATCATCTGGGGCCTCATCCAGACCTGGTACACCTGCAcag GCTGCTACTACCGGTGTCACAGCAAGTGCCTGCCACTGGTGAGCAAGCCCTGCGTGCGTGCCAAGGTCAGCCACCAGGCCGAGTACCAGCTCAGCATCTGCCCTGAGAGTGGGCTGGACAGCCAGGACTACCGCTGTGCCGAGTGCCGCGCACCCATCTCCCTCC GGGGGGTGCCCAGCGAGGCCCGGCAGTGCGACTACACCGGCCTCTACTACTGCAGCAGCTGCCACTGGAATGACCTGGCTGTCGTGCCCGCCCGCGCCATCCACAACTGGGACTTCGAGCCCCGCAAG GTGTCGCGCTGCAGCATGCGGTACCTGGCGCTGATGGTGTCGCGGCCCGTGCTGAAGCTGCGAGAGATCAACCCGCTGCTCTTCAACTACGTGGAGGAGCTAGTGGAGATCCGG CTGCGCCAGGACATCCTGCTCATGAAGCCCTACTTTATCACCTGCAAGGAGGCGATGGAGGcgcggctgctgctgcag ctgcaggacCGGCAGCACTTTGTGGAGAACGATGAGATGTACTCGCTGCAGGACCTGATCGACATTGAAGCCGGGCGCCTGAGCTGCTCCCTGACGGAGATCCACACCCTCTTCGCCAAACACATCAAGCTGGACTGCGAG CGCTGCCAGGCAAAAGGCTTCGTCTGTGAGCTCTGCAAGGAGGGCGATGTGCTCTTCCCCTTCGACAGCCACACCTCTGTCTGCACTGACTGCTCTGCCGTCTTCCACAG GGA
- the DEF8 gene encoding differentially expressed in FDCP 8 homolog isoform X5, producing MAYDERLARFRQAHLNPFNKGPEQQEHPDGEAPAPAPQPDPDPGDPEGTLDLGLAEDHFSRPEGLILTPDVQQLRQAIEECKQAILALPEHSERQKDAVVRLIHLRLKLQELKDPGEDEPNIRVVLEHRFYKEKSKSVKQMCDKCSTIIWGLIQTWYTCTGCYYRCHSKCLPLVSKPCVRAKVSHQAEYQLSICPESGLDSQDYRCAECRAPISLRGVPSEARQCDYTGLYYCSSCHWNDLAVVPARAIHNWDFEPRKKLRQDILLMKPYFITCKEAMEARLLLQLQDRQHFVENDEMYSLQDLIDIEAGRLSCSLTEIHTLFAKHIKLDCERCQAKGFVCELCKEGDVLFPFDSHTSVCTDCSAVFHRDCYYDNSTTCPKCARLSLRKQSLFQDSGTEAEP from the exons ATGGCGTACGACGAGCGGCTGGCCCGCTTCCGCCAGGCCCACCTCAACCCCTTCAACAAGGGCCCCGAGCAGCAGGAGCACCCCGACGGGGAGGCCCCCGCCCCag ccccacagccggATCCGGACCCAGGGGACCCCGAGGGCACGCTGGACCTGGGGCTGGCTGAGGACCACTTCTCCCGCCCTGAG GGCCTGATCCTGACGCCAGATGTGCAGCAGCTGCGCCAGGCCATCGAGGAGTGCAAGCAGGCGATCCTGGCACTGCCCGAGCACTCAGAGCGGCAGAAGGATGCGGTGGTGCGGCTCATCCACCTCCGCCTCAAGCTGCAGGAGCTGAAG GACCCTGGCGAGGATGAGCCCAACATCCGGGTGGTCCTGGAGCATCGCTTCTACAAGGAGAAGAGCAAGAGTGTGAAGCAGATGTGCGACAAGTGCAGTACCATCATCTGGGGCCTCATCCAGACCTGGTACACCTGCAcag GCTGCTACTACCGGTGTCACAGCAAGTGCCTGCCACTGGTGAGCAAGCCCTGCGTGCGTGCCAAGGTCAGCCACCAGGCCGAGTACCAGCTCAGCATCTGCCCTGAGAGTGGGCTGGACAGCCAGGACTACCGCTGTGCCGAGTGCCGCGCACCCATCTCCCTCC GGGGGGTGCCCAGCGAGGCCCGGCAGTGCGACTACACCGGCCTCTACTACTGCAGCAGCTGCCACTGGAATGACCTGGCTGTCGTGCCCGCCCGCGCCATCCACAACTGGGACTTCGAGCCCCGCAAG AAGCTGCGCCAGGACATCCTGCTCATGAAGCCCTACTTTATCACCTGCAAGGAGGCGATGGAGGcgcggctgctgctgcag ctgcaggacCGGCAGCACTTTGTGGAGAACGATGAGATGTACTCGCTGCAGGACCTGATCGACATTGAAGCCGGGCGCCTGAGCTGCTCCCTGACGGAGATCCACACCCTCTTCGCCAAACACATCAAGCTGGACTGCGAG CGCTGCCAGGCAAAAGGCTTCGTCTGTGAGCTCTGCAAGGAGGGCGATGTGCTCTTCCCCTTCGACAGCCACACCTCTGTCTGCACTGACTGCTCTGCCGTCTTCCACAG GGA
- the MC1R gene encoding melanocyte-stimulating hormone receptor, with translation MSTLAPLRLLREPWNTSKGNQSNVTTVGSNTWCQGLNIPNEFFLTLGLVSLVENLLVVAAILKNRNLHSPMYYFICCLAISDMLVSVSNLVETLFMLLMEHGMLVIRASIVRYMDNVIDMLTCSSVVSSLSFLGVIAVDRYITIFYALRYHSIMTLQRAVVTMASVWLASTISSTVFIIYYRNNAILLCLISFFLFMLVLMLVLYIHMFALARHHLRSMSSQQKQPVYRSSSLKGAVTLTILLGVFFICWGPFFFHLILIVTCPTNPFCTCFFSYFNLFLILIICNSVVDPLIYAFRSQELRRTLWEVVLCSW, from the coding sequence ATGTCGACGCTGGCCCCCCTGCGCCTGCTGCGCGAACCCTGGAACACCAGCAAGGGCAACCAGAGCAACGTAACCACCGTGGGCAGCAACACCTGGTGCCAGGGGCTCAACATCCCCAACGAGTTCTTCCTCACGCTGGGGCTGGTGAGCCTGGTGGAGAACCTGCTGGTGGTGGCCGCCATCCTGAAGAACAGGAACCTGCACTCGCCCATGTACTACTTCATCTGCTGCCTAGCCATCTCTGACATGCTGGTGAGCGTCAGCAACCTGGTGGAGACGCTCTTCATGCTGCTGATGGAGCACGGCATGCTGGTGATTCGCGCCAGCATTGTCCGCTACATGGACAACGTCATCGACATGCTCACCTGCAGCTCCGTCGTGTCGTCCCTCTCCTTCCTGGGGGTCATCGCCGTAGACCGTTACATCACCATCTTCTACGCCCTGCGCTATCACAGCATCATGACGCTGCAACGGGCCGTGGTGACCATGGCCAGCGTCTGGCTGGCCAGCACCATCTCCAGCACCGTCTTCATCATCTACTACCGCAACAACGCCATCCTCCTCTGCCTCATCAGCTTCTTCCTCTTCATGCTGGTCCTCATGCTGGTGCTCTACATCCACATGTTCGCCCTGGCCCGCCACCACCTCCGCAGCATGTCCAGCCAGCAGAAGCAGCCCGTCTACCGCAGCAGCAGCCTGAAGGGAGCTGTCACGCTCACCATCCTCCTGGGTGTCTTCTTCATTTGCTGGGGACCCTTCTTCTTCCACCTCATCCTCATTGTCACCTGCCCCACCAACCCCTTCTGCACCTGCTTCTTCAGCTACTTCAACCTCTTCCTTATCCTCATCATCTGCAACTCAGTGGTTGACCCCCTCATCTACGCCTTCCGGAGCCAGGAGCTCCGGCGGACGCTGTGGGAGGTGGTGCTGTGCTCCTGGTAG
- the TUBB3 gene encoding tubulin beta-3 chain → MREIVHIQAGQCGNQIGAKFWEVISDEHGIDPSGNYVGDSDLQLERISVYYNEASSHKYVPRAILVDLEPGTMDSVRSGAFGHLFRPDNFIFGQSGAGNNWAKGHYTEGAELVDSVLDVVRKECENCDCLQGFQLTHSLGGGTGSGMGTLLISKVREEYPDRIMNTFSVVPSPKVSDTVVEPYNATLSIHQLVENTDETYCIDNEALYDICFRTLKLATPTYGDLNHLVSATMSGVTTSLRFPGQLNADLRKLAVNMVPFPRLHFFMPGFAPLTARGSQQYRALTVPELTQQMFDAKNMMAACDPRHGRYLTVATVFRGRMSMKEVDEQMLAIQSKNSSYFVEWIPNNVKVAVCDIPPRGLKMSSTFIGNSTAIQELFKRISEQFTAMFRRKAFLHWYTGEGMDEMEFTEAESNMNDLVSEYQQYQDATAEEEGEMYEDDEEESEAQGAK, encoded by the exons ATGAGGGAGATCGTCCACATCCAAGCGGGGCAGTGCGGCAACCAGATCGGCGCCAAG TTCTGGGAGGTGATCAGCGACGAACACGGCATCGACCCCAGCGGCAACTACGTGGGTGACTCCGACCTGCAGCTGGAGCGCATCAGCGTCTACTACAATGAGGCCTCTT CTCACAAGTACGTGCCTCGCGCCATCCTGGTGGACCTGGAGCCGGGGACAATGGACAGTGTGCGCTCGGGAGCCTTCGGCCACCTCTTCCGCCCTGACAACTTCATCTTCG GGCAGAGCGGTGCTGGGAACAACTGGGCCAAGGGCCACTACACGGAGGGGGCCGAGCTGGTGGACTCGGTGCTGGATGTGGTGCGGAAGGAGTGTGAGAACTGCGACTGCCTGCAGGGCTTCCAGCTCACCCACTCGCTGGGCGGCGGCACCGGCTCTGGCATGGGCACCCTGCTCATCAGCAAGGTGCGGGAGGAGTATCCTGACCGCATCATGAACACTTTCAGCGTGGTGCCATCCCCCAAGGTGTCAGACACGGTTGTGGAGCCCTACAACGCCACGCTGTCCATCCACCAGTTGGTGGAGAACACGGATGAGACCTACTGCATTGACAATGAAGCTCTCTACGACATCTGCTTCCGCACCCTCAAGCTGGCCACCCCCACCTATGGCGACCTCAACCACCTCGTGTCGGCCACCATGAGCGGTGTCACCACCTCCCTCCGCTTCCCTGGCCAGCTCAACGCCGATCTCCGTAAGCTGGCTGTCAACATGGTGCCCTTCCCACGTCTCCACTTCTTCATGCCGGGCTTTGCCCCGCTGACGGCCCGTGGCAGCCAGCAGTACCGCGCCCTCACCGTCCCTGAGCTCACCCAGCAGATGTTTGATGCCAAGAACATGATGGCTGCCTGCGACCCCCGCCATGGCCGCTACCTTACCGTGGCCACTGTCTTCCGTGGCCGCATGTCCATGAAGGAGGTGGATGAGCAGATGTTGGCCATTCAGAGCAAGAACAGCTCCTACTTTGTGGAGTGGATCCCCAACAACGTCAAGGTGGCCGTCTGTGACATCCCTCCCCGGGGGCTGAAGATGTCCTCCACCTTCATCGGCAACAGCACAGCCATCCAGGAGCTCTTCAAGCGGATCTCGGAGCAGTTCACGGCCATGTTCCGCCGCAAGGCCTTCCTCCACTGGTACACAGGCGAGGGGATGGATGAGATGGAGTTCACCGAGGCCGAGAGCAACATGAATGACCTGGTGTCCGAGTACCAGCAGTACCAGGACGCCACGGCCGAGGAGGAGGGCGAGATGTATGAGGATGACGAGGAGGAGTCGGAGGCACAGGGCGCCAAGTGA
- the DEF8 gene encoding differentially expressed in FDCP 8 homolog isoform X4: protein MAYDERLARFRQAHLNPFNKGPEQQEHPDGEAPAPAPQPDPDPGDPEGTLDLGLAEDHFSRPEGLILTPDVQQLRQAIEECKQAILALPEHSERQKDAVVRLIHLRLKLQELKDPGEDEPNIRVVLEHRFYKEKSKSVKQMCDKCSTIIWGLIQTWYTCTGCYYRCHSKCLPLVSKPCVRAKVSHQAEYQLSICPESGLDSQDYRCAECRAPISLRGVPSEARQCDYTGLYYCSSCHWNDLAVVPARAIHNWDFEPRKVSRCSMRYLALMVSRPVLKLREINPLLFNYVEELVEIRLRQDILLMKPYFITCKEAMEARLLLQDLIDIEAGRLSCSLTEIHTLFAKHIKLDCERCQAKGFVCELCKEGDVLFPFDSHTSVCTDCSAVFHRDCYYDNSTTCPKCARLSLRKQSLFQDSGTEAEP, encoded by the exons ATGGCGTACGACGAGCGGCTGGCCCGCTTCCGCCAGGCCCACCTCAACCCCTTCAACAAGGGCCCCGAGCAGCAGGAGCACCCCGACGGGGAGGCCCCCGCCCCag ccccacagccggATCCGGACCCAGGGGACCCCGAGGGCACGCTGGACCTGGGGCTGGCTGAGGACCACTTCTCCCGCCCTGAG GGCCTGATCCTGACGCCAGATGTGCAGCAGCTGCGCCAGGCCATCGAGGAGTGCAAGCAGGCGATCCTGGCACTGCCCGAGCACTCAGAGCGGCAGAAGGATGCGGTGGTGCGGCTCATCCACCTCCGCCTCAAGCTGCAGGAGCTGAAG GACCCTGGCGAGGATGAGCCCAACATCCGGGTGGTCCTGGAGCATCGCTTCTACAAGGAGAAGAGCAAGAGTGTGAAGCAGATGTGCGACAAGTGCAGTACCATCATCTGGGGCCTCATCCAGACCTGGTACACCTGCAcag GCTGCTACTACCGGTGTCACAGCAAGTGCCTGCCACTGGTGAGCAAGCCCTGCGTGCGTGCCAAGGTCAGCCACCAGGCCGAGTACCAGCTCAGCATCTGCCCTGAGAGTGGGCTGGACAGCCAGGACTACCGCTGTGCCGAGTGCCGCGCACCCATCTCCCTCC GGGGGGTGCCCAGCGAGGCCCGGCAGTGCGACTACACCGGCCTCTACTACTGCAGCAGCTGCCACTGGAATGACCTGGCTGTCGTGCCCGCCCGCGCCATCCACAACTGGGACTTCGAGCCCCGCAAG GTGTCGCGCTGCAGCATGCGGTACCTGGCGCTGATGGTGTCGCGGCCCGTGCTGAAGCTGCGAGAGATCAACCCGCTGCTCTTCAACTACGTGGAGGAGCTAGTGGAGATCCGG CTGCGCCAGGACATCCTGCTCATGAAGCCCTACTTTATCACCTGCAAGGAGGCGATGGAGGcgcggctgctgctgcag GACCTGATCGACATTGAAGCCGGGCGCCTGAGCTGCTCCCTGACGGAGATCCACACCCTCTTCGCCAAACACATCAAGCTGGACTGCGAG CGCTGCCAGGCAAAAGGCTTCGTCTGTGAGCTCTGCAAGGAGGGCGATGTGCTCTTCCCCTTCGACAGCCACACCTCTGTCTGCACTGACTGCTCTGCCGTCTTCCACAG GGA